One part of the Sorangiineae bacterium MSr11954 genome encodes these proteins:
- a CDS encoding NCS1 family nucleobase:cation symporter-1, with the protein MADEQTRTQIEHADGRVELRAGIVLDDPRLYNEDLAPTQVARRTWTTYTYAALWISMAHCIPTYMLASGLIGAGMNWWQALVTILVGNAIVLVPILANSHPGTKYGVPFPVFARAAYGVFGANVPAILRAIVACGWFGINAWIGGQALQTFFRSLWAGWPAALGDAPVGGHLMTEWLSFGLFWSLNILIAYRGMDLLRKVENLAAPFVLVMTAALVVWAIDRANGLGKIMSDPGKFPTFGTFWPVFVPSVTAMIGFWATLSLNMPDFTRFGRSQKEQAVGQVVALPTTMTVFSAMGVLITSASTEIYGKPIWDPVELVGHFESRVLVAVAMFTIVVATLSVNIAANMVSPANDFANIAPKSISFRTGALITGIFSVLMMPWKLIADPEGYIFKWLLGYSGGLGAIAGVLICDYWFIKRTQLELADLYRREGRYAYGPPGGLGTNWNAVIATFVGCFLAWIGLLVPALRDLFDYAWFVGGASSAALYGVLMRRAKP; encoded by the coding sequence ATGGCAGACGAGCAAACTCGGACGCAAATCGAGCACGCCGATGGCCGGGTGGAGCTCCGTGCCGGCATCGTCCTCGACGACCCGCGTCTATATAACGAGGATTTGGCGCCGACGCAGGTCGCGCGACGCACATGGACGACGTACACGTATGCCGCGCTCTGGATATCCATGGCGCACTGCATTCCGACGTACATGCTGGCGTCGGGCCTCATTGGCGCCGGGATGAATTGGTGGCAGGCGCTGGTCACCATTTTGGTGGGCAATGCCATCGTGCTGGTGCCCATATTGGCCAATTCGCACCCGGGGACGAAGTATGGAGTGCCGTTCCCCGTCTTCGCCCGCGCGGCCTATGGCGTGTTCGGCGCCAATGTGCCCGCCATTTTGCGCGCCATCGTGGCGTGCGGGTGGTTCGGCATCAACGCGTGGATTGGCGGGCAGGCGCTGCAGACCTTCTTTCGCTCGCTGTGGGCGGGGTGGCCCGCGGCGCTCGGGGACGCGCCGGTGGGCGGTCATTTGATGACCGAATGGCTCAGCTTCGGGCTTTTTTGGTCGCTGAATATCCTGATTGCGTACCGCGGAATGGACTTGCTCCGCAAAGTGGAGAACCTGGCGGCGCCCTTCGTGCTGGTCATGACCGCGGCGCTGGTGGTGTGGGCCATCGATCGCGCGAACGGGCTTGGAAAGATTATGAGCGACCCGGGCAAGTTCCCGACTTTTGGGACCTTCTGGCCGGTGTTCGTCCCCAGCGTCACGGCCATGATCGGCTTCTGGGCGACTTTGTCGCTCAACATGCCGGATTTTACGCGGTTCGGGCGCTCGCAAAAGGAGCAGGCGGTGGGCCAGGTGGTGGCGCTGCCCACCACGATGACCGTCTTTTCGGCCATGGGGGTGCTCATCACCAGCGCCTCCACCGAGATTTACGGAAAGCCCATTTGGGATCCCGTGGAGCTGGTGGGCCACTTCGAGTCACGCGTGCTGGTGGCCGTCGCCATGTTCACCATCGTGGTGGCCACCCTGAGCGTGAACATCGCGGCCAACATGGTCTCGCCGGCCAATGACTTCGCCAACATCGCCCCCAAGTCCATTTCGTTCCGAACGGGCGCGCTGATCACGGGCATTTTCTCGGTGCTGATGATGCCGTGGAAGCTCATCGCCGATCCCGAGGGGTACATCTTCAAGTGGCTTCTGGGCTACTCCGGCGGCCTGGGCGCCATCGCGGGCGTATTGATTTGCGATTATTGGTTCATCAAACGCACCCAGCTCGAGCTCGCCGACTTGTACCGCCGCGAGGGGCGTTACGCGTACGGGCCGCCGGGGGGTCTGGGCACCAACTGGAACGCGGTCATCGCCACCTTCGTCGGCTGTTTTCTGGCGTGGATCGGCCTCCTCGTTCCCGCGTTGCGCGATCTTTTCGACTACGCCTGGTTCGTGGGCGGCGCGAGCTCGGCCGCCTTGTACGGGGTGCTCATGCGACGCGCCAAGCCTTGA
- a CDS encoding protein kinase, producing MTDAAAAKQGPESRKDPRRPEAVDAREAAPPGTNKRVGFQRPNTPTTPFSPTNALHQALMSGAIAQSPQASQASQASQASQASGGRPPSSSPRPPQVAPVAQVAQAAPMAQLPQVPAVPQGRPSTAAPMAMASSTPSTSGAYAMNARAPGHAAAPANAAYAAQPGYVPQAQAWTQQPAVAMSAAAGGAPPAQAPANFAAPSQVGQSPGVTIGVHAHAPQQFRAAHAHVVRGRAYAFVLDAQGNPIEIGSGRFGKVYLGEERWLDSKTDFRRQVVIKILQKGVSDEDLMRFQLEKELLERVQGHPSIVELFASGEGEDPEFIPASIRDKVECEFVILEKLQMSLEERLKGSRSKGEQDDLLACSMNERVFRVLDYMIPIASAVEFAHLIKNLSHRDIKPANILIGLPDPNLRGSTLEVRLADFNVSKLQDEEMSIGMTRMKSVPGTLFFQSPEQETNIIELLVNVTQGSTEVEYFEDFYIQIAKNDTFSLFNRGEQYPILYADRAKKKILLGRPWREHGEANVRAKIQKSVGRPADIYSLGALFYYLISGAYANPKTLYDNFHKFIEYERPDENNTIEAYLAHEYSVINSMRAPKAGDTNVAPADRFFSYKHYLDGNGELIDSHVMRIIAKCMIRNKPDSYCQAHDLDTRGISDLVQELIDLYTVFGVHPMARPQNLARMARASGGRGALLRSLDRFGNRLRWMWLSLLQAFRSKK from the coding sequence ATGACCGACGCGGCCGCGGCCAAGCAAGGTCCGGAATCGCGCAAGGATCCGCGGCGGCCCGAGGCGGTCGATGCGCGCGAAGCTGCCCCGCCGGGCACGAACAAGCGCGTCGGTTTCCAGCGCCCGAACACGCCCACCACCCCGTTCTCGCCCACCAACGCGCTGCATCAAGCGCTGATGTCCGGGGCTATCGCGCAGTCGCCGCAGGCTTCTCAGGCGAGTCAGGCTTCTCAGGCAAGTCAGGCGAGCGGCGGACGCCCGCCGTCCTCGAGCCCGCGCCCTCCTCAAGTGGCGCCGGTGGCGCAAGTTGCGCAAGCCGCCCCGATGGCGCAGCTTCCGCAGGTGCCGGCGGTACCGCAAGGGCGCCCCTCGACGGCGGCGCCGATGGCGATGGCTTCGTCCACGCCGTCGACCTCGGGCGCCTATGCGATGAACGCGCGCGCGCCGGGCCATGCCGCGGCCCCCGCCAATGCCGCGTACGCGGCCCAGCCGGGTTACGTCCCGCAGGCGCAGGCTTGGACGCAGCAGCCTGCGGTCGCCATGTCGGCCGCGGCGGGCGGTGCGCCTCCCGCGCAGGCGCCCGCGAACTTTGCAGCACCGTCGCAAGTGGGGCAGAGTCCCGGGGTGACCATTGGCGTGCACGCGCATGCGCCGCAGCAGTTCCGCGCGGCCCACGCGCACGTCGTTCGAGGACGTGCGTATGCGTTCGTGCTCGATGCGCAGGGCAACCCCATCGAGATCGGCTCCGGGCGCTTCGGCAAAGTTTATTTGGGCGAGGAGCGCTGGCTCGATTCGAAGACGGATTTTCGGCGCCAGGTGGTCATCAAGATCCTTCAGAAGGGCGTGAGCGACGAGGACTTGATGCGCTTTCAGCTCGAAAAAGAGCTGCTGGAGCGCGTGCAAGGGCACCCATCCATCGTGGAGCTCTTCGCCTCGGGCGAGGGTGAGGATCCCGAGTTCATCCCGGCCTCGATTCGCGACAAAGTCGAGTGTGAGTTCGTCATCCTCGAAAAGCTGCAGATGTCGCTGGAGGAGCGGCTGAAAGGCTCGCGCTCGAAGGGCGAGCAGGACGATCTGCTCGCCTGCAGCATGAACGAGCGCGTCTTCCGGGTGCTCGACTACATGATCCCGATCGCGAGCGCGGTCGAGTTCGCGCACCTGATCAAGAACCTCAGCCACCGCGACATCAAACCGGCCAACATCCTCATCGGCCTGCCCGATCCCAATCTGCGTGGATCCACCTTGGAGGTGCGGCTGGCCGACTTCAACGTCTCCAAGCTGCAGGACGAAGAGATGAGCATCGGGATGACGCGGATGAAGAGCGTCCCCGGCACCCTCTTTTTCCAGAGCCCCGAGCAGGAGACGAACATCATCGAGCTCTTGGTCAACGTGACCCAGGGCTCGACCGAGGTCGAATACTTCGAAGATTTCTACATTCAAATCGCCAAAAACGACACGTTCTCGCTCTTCAACCGCGGCGAGCAATACCCGATCCTCTACGCCGATCGCGCCAAGAAGAAGATCCTGCTCGGGCGCCCCTGGCGTGAGCACGGCGAGGCGAACGTGCGCGCCAAGATTCAAAAGAGCGTGGGCCGCCCCGCGGACATCTACTCCTTGGGCGCCCTCTTCTACTATTTGATCTCGGGCGCCTACGCCAACCCCAAGACGCTCTACGACAACTTCCACAAGTTCATCGAGTACGAGCGCCCGGACGAGAACAACACCATCGAGGCGTACCTCGCGCACGAGTACTCGGTCATCAACTCGATGCGCGCGCCCAAGGCGGGCGACACCAACGTGGCCCCCGCCGACCGCTTCTTCTCGTACAAGCACTACTTGGACGGCAACGGAGAGCTGATCGACAGCCACGTGATGCGCATCATCGCCAAGTGCATGATCCGCAACAAGCCCGATAGCTACTGCCAGGCGCACGATCTGGATACGCGCGGCATCAGCGATTTGGTGCAGGAGCTCATCGATCTCTACACCGTATTCGGGGTGCACCCGATGGCCCGCCCGCAGAATTTGGCCCGCATGGCGCGCGCCAGCGGCGGGCGGGGGGCGCTTTTGCGGTCGCTCGATCGCTTTGGCAACCGCCTGCGGTGGATGTGGCTGTCGTTGCTCCAGGCGTTCCGTTCGAAGAAGTAG
- the preA gene encoding NAD-dependent dihydropyrimidine dehydrogenase subunit PreA, which produces MADLSIDFAGIKSPNPFWLASAPPANSGEQVMRAFDAGWGGAVWKTLGDPIVNVSSRFGAIDYAGQKVMGFNNIELITDRPLEVNLREIREVKRRYPKHAVVVSLMTETRDDWRVLIRRCEDAGADGLELNFGCPHGMCERGMGSSVGQEPKLLQEITAWTKEFAKTPVLVKLTPNIGDILDPGIAAVRGGADGLALINTIKSIIGVDLDRLIPEPRVGVASTNGGYCGPAVKPIALHMVAALAREPKITVPISGIGGISNWRDAAEFIALGSTSVQVCTAVMHYGYRIVEDMIDGLSSYLDQHGMTSVRELVGRAIPGFREWGELDLGYQIVARIDADKCIGCQLCVAACRDGAHQCIFTGPDDQTRPPQAHFPGTAPAPRPQVIGALAGDRVPWVDEPECVGCNLCALVCPVPGCITMEQTSGESGDTWNRRVSEGRDKVPGGIHDG; this is translated from the coding sequence ATGGCCGACTTGAGCATCGATTTCGCGGGAATCAAGAGCCCGAATCCCTTTTGGCTGGCCTCGGCGCCGCCGGCCAACAGCGGCGAGCAGGTCATGCGCGCCTTCGACGCCGGCTGGGGCGGCGCGGTGTGGAAGACCTTGGGCGATCCCATCGTCAACGTGTCCAGCCGCTTTGGCGCGATCGATTACGCGGGCCAGAAGGTGATGGGCTTCAACAACATCGAGCTCATCACCGACCGGCCCTTGGAGGTGAACCTACGCGAGATCCGCGAGGTCAAACGCCGCTATCCGAAGCACGCGGTGGTGGTGTCCTTGATGACCGAGACCCGCGACGACTGGCGCGTGCTGATTCGCCGCTGCGAGGACGCCGGGGCCGATGGCCTGGAGCTCAACTTCGGCTGCCCGCACGGCATGTGCGAGCGCGGCATGGGCTCGTCGGTGGGCCAGGAGCCCAAGCTGCTCCAGGAGATCACCGCCTGGACCAAGGAGTTCGCCAAGACGCCGGTGCTGGTGAAGCTCACGCCCAACATCGGCGACATCCTGGATCCGGGCATCGCGGCCGTGCGCGGCGGCGCCGATGGTCTGGCGCTCATCAACACGATCAAGAGCATCATCGGGGTCGATCTCGACCGGCTGATCCCCGAGCCGCGGGTGGGCGTCGCCTCGACCAACGGCGGCTACTGCGGACCGGCGGTCAAGCCGATCGCGCTGCACATGGTGGCGGCGCTGGCGCGCGAGCCGAAGATCACCGTCCCCATCAGCGGCATCGGCGGCATCTCCAACTGGCGGGACGCGGCGGAGTTCATCGCCTTGGGCTCCACCAGCGTGCAGGTGTGCACCGCGGTGATGCACTACGGCTACCGCATCGTGGAGGACATGATCGACGGGCTCTCGAGCTACCTCGACCAGCACGGCATGACGAGCGTGCGCGAGCTGGTGGGGCGCGCGATCCCGGGCTTCCGCGAGTGGGGCGAGCTCGATCTCGGCTACCAAATCGTCGCCCGCATCGACGCCGACAAGTGCATCGGCTGCCAGCTCTGCGTCGCCGCCTGCCGCGACGGCGCCCACCAGTGCATCTTCACCGGGCCCGACGATCAAACGCGCCCGCCGCAGGCCCACTTTCCGGGCACCGCCCCCGCGCCGCGCCCCCAAGTGATCGGGGCGCTCGCCGGCGATCGCGTCCCTTGGGTCGACGAGCCCGAGTGCGTCGGTTGCAACCTCTGCGCGCTCGTATGCCCCGTCCCCGGGTGCATCACCATGGAGCAGACCTCGGGCGAATCGGGCGATACCTGGAACCGCCGGGTCAGCGAGGGTCGCGACAAGGTTCCGGGCGGAATTCACGACGGGTGA
- a CDS encoding helix-turn-helix transcriptional regulator yields MSKAELARAAGVRPEIIRRLFTAEEPNPTLETVVRVIAAVGCTLRVVRAPRARAPKGRTVRQVATERGTRARNSVPSRRTSA; encoded by the coding sequence ATGAGTAAAGCCGAGCTCGCCAGAGCGGCGGGAGTCCGGCCGGAAATCATCCGACGACTGTTCACGGCGGAGGAGCCGAACCCGACGCTCGAAACGGTCGTTCGCGTCATCGCTGCGGTCGGTTGTACCCTACGAGTCGTGAGGGCTCCTCGCGCGCGCGCGCCCAAAGGTCGAACGGTGCGTCAGGTTGCGACCGAGCGAGGTACCCGTGCACGAAATTCAGTCCCGAGCCGTCGCACCTCCGCGTAG
- a CDS encoding acyltransferase, translating into MPRNVKVGLIQMATPFDPAWSVERIKKDALEKHLPLIEQAGKSGVQILGLQEIFNGPYFCPSQDPKWYDAAESCPGPTTELMAGYAKKYDMAMVVPIYERDLPGVYYNTAAMIDADGTYLGKYRKNHIPHTNGFWEKYFFKPGNLGYPVFNTRYGKVGIYICYDRHFPEGARLLGLNGAEIVFNPSATVAGLSQYLWKLEQPAHAVANGYFVAASNRVGTEAPWNIGHFYGSSYIVDPRGNFLAMGSEDKDELVIATVDLDQIEEVRKTWQFYRDRRPETYGDMAKLL; encoded by the coding sequence ATGCCGAGAAACGTCAAAGTCGGTTTGATTCAGATGGCCACACCGTTCGATCCCGCGTGGAGCGTCGAGCGGATCAAGAAGGACGCGCTCGAGAAGCACCTGCCGCTCATCGAGCAGGCGGGCAAGAGCGGGGTGCAGATCCTGGGGCTGCAGGAGATCTTCAACGGTCCCTACTTCTGCCCCAGCCAAGATCCGAAATGGTACGACGCGGCGGAGAGCTGTCCTGGTCCGACCACCGAGCTCATGGCCGGCTATGCCAAAAAGTACGACATGGCCATGGTCGTGCCCATCTACGAGCGGGATCTCCCTGGCGTCTATTACAACACCGCCGCCATGATCGACGCCGACGGCACCTACCTCGGCAAGTACCGTAAGAACCACATCCCGCACACCAACGGCTTCTGGGAAAAGTACTTCTTCAAGCCGGGCAACCTCGGCTACCCCGTCTTCAATACCCGCTACGGCAAGGTAGGCATCTACATCTGCTACGACCGTCACTTCCCCGAGGGCGCCCGCCTCCTCGGCCTCAACGGCGCCGAAATCGTCTTCAACCCTTCGGCCACCGTCGCGGGCCTCTCACAGTACCTCTGGAAGCTCGAGCAACCCGCCCATGCCGTCGCCAACGGCTACTTCGTCGCCGCCTCCAACCGGGTCGGCACCGAAGCCCCTTGGAACATCGGCCACTTCTACGGCTCGAGCTACATCGTCGACCCCCGCGGCAACTTCCTCGCCATGGGCTCCGAAGACAAAGACGAGCTCGTCATCGCCACCGTCGACCTCGACCAAATCGAAGAGGTCCGCAAAACCTGGCAATTCTACCGCGACCGCCGCCCCGAGACGTACGGCGACATGGCGAAATTGTTGTAA
- a CDS encoding amidohydrolase: MDRDRDEDDRKVGASDDTVGRRTLLRAAMAGITTSAAGSALASVASVASVASVASVASTGCSDGNADTGENPNGGTAEELGAWRRRIDTHHHVLPDAMRDWLAKEKLLPSPLPPWATWSLDETVTMMDTHGIQAGVMSQPAPSAMFDHDRRAKEGVRILNESLAELTRTYPKRFGFFAYLPLARVSTALEELAYAADSLDADGFLLMNHFGHAYLGDPMFDPLFEELDRRRAVVMTHPDFLPGPQMEGVPGHIADFMLDTSRAALRMMFAGTLDRYPNVTIILPHGGGFLPYIGSRISSARRRPGQGLDPEKVRGYLRRFYYDTAAPMSPYATPTQLAAASASHILYGTDWHQVPAEVVEENAAALMSDPALDATARAAIGRGNALRLFPKLAKRLART, from the coding sequence ATGGACCGAGATCGCGACGAAGACGATCGCAAGGTTGGAGCGAGCGACGATACAGTGGGCCGGCGCACCCTTCTGCGCGCGGCGATGGCCGGGATCACCACGTCGGCGGCGGGCAGCGCGCTGGCGTCGGTCGCGTCCGTGGCGTCGGTCGCGTCCGTCGCGTCCGTCGCGTCCACGGGATGCAGCGATGGGAACGCGGACACGGGCGAGAACCCGAACGGCGGCACGGCCGAGGAGCTGGGCGCGTGGCGACGGCGCATCGACACGCACCATCATGTGCTGCCCGATGCGATGCGCGACTGGCTGGCGAAGGAGAAGCTCCTGCCGTCCCCGTTGCCGCCGTGGGCGACGTGGAGCCTGGACGAAACGGTGACGATGATGGACACCCACGGCATCCAAGCCGGCGTGATGTCGCAGCCCGCGCCGAGCGCCATGTTCGATCACGACCGAAGGGCCAAAGAGGGCGTTCGCATCTTGAACGAGTCGCTCGCCGAGTTGACCCGAACGTACCCGAAGCGCTTTGGCTTCTTTGCCTATCTGCCGCTCGCGCGGGTGAGCACCGCCTTGGAGGAGCTCGCGTACGCGGCCGACAGCTTGGACGCCGACGGCTTTTTGCTCATGAACCACTTCGGCCACGCGTACCTGGGCGATCCCATGTTCGATCCGCTGTTCGAGGAGCTCGATCGGCGGCGCGCGGTGGTGATGACGCACCCCGATTTTCTACCGGGCCCGCAGATGGAGGGCGTTCCGGGCCACATCGCCGATTTCATGTTGGATACCTCGCGCGCGGCCTTGCGGATGATGTTCGCGGGCACCCTGGATCGCTACCCCAATGTCACCATCATCCTGCCGCACGGCGGCGGTTTTCTGCCGTACATCGGCTCGCGCATCTCGTCTGCGCGAAGGCGCCCGGGGCAGGGGCTCGATCCGGAGAAGGTCCGCGGCTACCTGCGCCGCTTCTACTACGACACCGCGGCCCCCATGTCCCCTTACGCCACGCCCACCCAGCTCGCCGCCGCCTCCGCGAGCCATATTCTCTATGGCACCGATTGGCACCAAGTGCCGGCCGAGGTCGTGGAGGAAAACGCCGCGGCGCTGATGTCCGATCCCGCCCTCGACGCAACCGCGCGCGCCGCCATCGGTCGCGGCAACGCTTTGCGCTTGTTCCCCAAGCTCGCCAAGCGCCTGGCGCGCACGTAA
- a CDS encoding FAD-dependent oxidoreductase, producing MNSLLELLSRLPAERDELELPDKKPTYSAAEAKAEADRCLYCADAPCIKACPTEIDIPTFIKKIATGNVRGSAKTIFEQNLLGYSCARVCPVEVLCVGACVYNAWHREPIAIGRLQRYATEKATAHGETPLLARSSGASRAPDGADEASSQAGGARKKVALVGAGPASLACAGYLALEGHDAVIFEKRALPGGLNTTGIAPYKLHAQDALHEIAWVEALGVAIQTGVEVGKDVRGEDLLRDYDAVYLGVGLGEDTKLRIPGEDGPGIYGATAWIEAMKLARAQGTSPKNARVLVIGGGNTAIDVARECALLGAAEVTMVYRRDTASMSGYAHEMEGARKEGVRLVTHATPVAFERDASGALTGLRVSLKSDTQGAPGEQVLACDMVAVAIGQSKMHAIAAEFPGVTVDGRGCIVADPATGATGNPKVFSGGDCINGGKEVVNAVADGRNTARHLERTWAGPRDARKTWPT from the coding sequence GTGAATTCCCTTTTAGAGCTTCTTTCACGGCTCCCCGCGGAGCGCGACGAACTCGAACTTCCGGACAAAAAGCCGACCTATTCGGCAGCGGAAGCGAAGGCGGAGGCCGACCGATGCCTCTACTGCGCCGACGCGCCCTGCATCAAGGCGTGCCCGACCGAGATCGACATTCCAACGTTCATCAAGAAGATCGCGACCGGCAACGTGCGCGGCAGCGCAAAGACCATCTTCGAGCAAAACCTGCTCGGATACTCGTGCGCGCGCGTCTGCCCGGTCGAGGTCCTCTGCGTGGGCGCATGCGTGTACAATGCATGGCACCGGGAGCCGATCGCCATCGGCCGCCTGCAGCGCTACGCAACGGAAAAGGCGACGGCGCACGGCGAGACGCCGCTTCTCGCGCGATCTTCGGGAGCGTCGCGAGCGCCGGACGGCGCAGACGAAGCGTCATCTCAGGCCGGCGGCGCGCGCAAAAAAGTGGCGCTGGTCGGCGCGGGGCCGGCGTCGCTCGCCTGCGCGGGCTACCTGGCGCTCGAGGGGCACGACGCCGTCATTTTCGAGAAGCGAGCGCTCCCCGGCGGGCTCAATACGACGGGGATTGCGCCGTACAAGCTGCACGCGCAGGACGCGCTGCATGAAATCGCGTGGGTCGAAGCGCTCGGCGTGGCGATCCAAACCGGCGTCGAAGTCGGAAAAGACGTGCGCGGCGAGGACCTGCTGCGCGACTATGACGCGGTGTACCTCGGCGTCGGGCTCGGGGAGGACACCAAGCTCCGCATCCCGGGCGAAGATGGCCCGGGTATTTATGGCGCCACCGCGTGGATCGAAGCGATGAAGCTCGCCCGCGCGCAAGGGACCAGCCCCAAGAACGCGCGGGTGCTCGTCATCGGCGGCGGCAACACGGCCATCGACGTGGCGCGCGAGTGTGCGCTGCTGGGCGCGGCCGAGGTCACCATGGTGTACCGGCGCGACACCGCTTCGATGAGCGGTTATGCCCACGAGATGGAGGGCGCCCGCAAAGAAGGCGTTCGCTTGGTGACCCACGCGACCCCCGTGGCCTTCGAGCGCGACGCTTCGGGCGCTTTGACGGGTTTGCGGGTGTCGCTCAAGAGCGATACGCAGGGCGCGCCGGGAGAACAGGTGCTCGCGTGCGATATGGTGGCCGTTGCCATCGGTCAATCGAAGATGCACGCCATCGCCGCGGAGTTTCCGGGGGTCACCGTCGACGGGCGCGGCTGCATCGTCGCCGATCCGGCCACGGGGGCGACGGGGAATCCCAAAGTGTTCAGCGGCGGCGACTGCATCAACGGCGGTAAAGAAGTGGTCAACGCGGTGGCCGATGGCCGAAACACCGCGCGCCATCTCGAACGAACCTGGGCGGGCCCGCGCGACGCGAGGAAAACATGGCCGACTTGA
- the hydA gene encoding dihydropyrimidinase, translated as MGRTLIQGGIVVTAVDTYEADLAVVDGKIAAIFGPGAAPAITFDRTIDAKGKYVFPGGIDAHTHLDMPFGGTTSSDDFETGTLAAAYGGTTSIVDFAIQTKGDALRKGIDTWHAKAEGKAAIDYAFHMIMTDVNESTAAEMGTLVNEGVTSFKLFMAYPGVLYADDGMIFRAMQRAGEIGALICMHAENGIPIDILIAQAIAKGNTAPKYHALTRPQIAEAEGTHRAICLAEMAGSPVYIVHLSAARALEKVVEARDRGLPAYAETCPQYLFCSDDDLGREGEYGAFEGAKFVCTPPLRPKAMQEDLWRGLKTNDLQVVSTDHCPFCMKGQKELGRESFAKVPNGMPGIETRLYLLWDGGVRTGRISMNRFVEITSTAPAKIFGLYPHKGTIAVGADADLVVWDPNKKHVLSQKTLHMRVDYSPYEGQEVTGGASYVLSRGNVIIEDGKYVGKKGDGRFVKRSTFGL; from the coding sequence ATGGGACGAACACTCATCCAAGGCGGTATTGTCGTCACGGCTGTCGACACGTACGAAGCGGATCTTGCTGTTGTCGATGGAAAGATAGCCGCGATTTTCGGCCCTGGCGCGGCGCCGGCCATCACCTTCGATCGCACCATCGACGCGAAAGGCAAATACGTCTTTCCCGGTGGCATCGACGCGCACACGCACCTGGACATGCCGTTCGGCGGCACCACGTCCAGCGATGACTTCGAGACCGGCACGCTCGCAGCGGCCTATGGGGGCACCACATCCATCGTCGACTTCGCGATTCAAACCAAGGGCGATGCGCTGCGCAAAGGCATCGACACCTGGCACGCGAAGGCCGAGGGCAAGGCCGCCATCGACTACGCGTTCCACATGATCATGACCGACGTGAACGAGTCGACCGCGGCCGAAATGGGCACCCTGGTCAACGAAGGTGTCACCTCGTTCAAGCTCTTCATGGCCTACCCCGGCGTCCTCTATGCCGACGACGGGATGATCTTTCGGGCCATGCAGCGCGCGGGCGAGATCGGCGCGCTCATCTGCATGCACGCCGAGAACGGTATTCCCATCGACATCCTGATCGCCCAAGCCATCGCCAAGGGAAACACCGCCCCCAAGTACCACGCGCTGACCCGCCCCCAGATCGCGGAGGCCGAGGGCACCCACCGCGCGATCTGCCTGGCCGAGATGGCGGGCTCCCCCGTGTACATCGTGCACCTCTCGGCGGCGCGCGCGCTCGAGAAGGTGGTGGAGGCCCGGGACCGCGGCTTGCCCGCCTACGCCGAGACCTGTCCGCAGTACCTCTTTTGCTCGGACGACGACCTCGGGCGCGAAGGTGAGTACGGTGCGTTCGAGGGGGCCAAGTTCGTGTGCACACCGCCGCTGCGGCCCAAGGCGATGCAAGAGGATCTGTGGCGGGGCCTAAAGACGAACGATTTGCAAGTGGTTTCGACCGATCACTGTCCGTTCTGCATGAAAGGACAGAAGGAGCTGGGCCGCGAATCGTTCGCCAAAGTGCCCAACGGTATGCCGGGCATCGAAACGCGTCTGTATCTTCTTTGGGACGGCGGCGTGCGGACGGGCCGCATTTCCATGAACCGATTCGTGGAGATCACCAGCACGGCCCCCGCAAAAATCTTCGGTCTTTACCCGCACAAGGGCACCATCGCGGTTGGGGCGGACGCCGACTTGGTGGTCTGGGACCCGAACAAGAAGCATGTGCTCAGCCAGAAAACCTTGCACATGCGGGTCGATTACTCCCCCTACGAGGGTCAAGAAGTCACAGGCGGAGCGTCGTATGTTCTTTCCCGCGGCAACGTGATAATTGAGGACGGAAAGTACGTCGGAAAGAAGGGGGACGGTCGGTTCGTCAAGAGGTCAACGTTCGGATTGTAA